Genomic window (Dictyoglomus thermophilum H-6-12):
AGTTATAAAATGAGGTTTGCGGATTAATAAGTCAGTAAACATAAGAGTCCAAATCTTTTTCGATTCCTAACACATTTTTTATGTAGTTGTTTTTATTTTCGATAATATAAAAATAGATTGAATCTTCTTCAGGTACTATTACGAATTGTAATTCCTTTTTACACTTTTCTAATTTTCCAATAGTTATTTCACCCTCGAAGACTGAGTTTTGTACCCAACTAAGGTACCTTCTTAGTATTCTTCTAACTTTGTCTACTCTTTTTTCGTTTATGTCATAGGTTACAATTACGAACACTATTACCACCAGGCTTTTAATGGTTTGTATATTTCATCTTTAAGTAGATGTTTGATCAATTTGTAACATTCGAGTCTA
Coding sequences:
- the cas2 gene encoding CRISPR-associated endonuclease Cas2, translated to MFVIVTYDINEKRVDKVRRILRRYLSWVQNSVFEGEITIGKLEKCKKELQFVIVPEEDSIYFYIIENKNNYIKNVLGIEKDLDSYVY